AGTAGTTTCTAGTTCTTCTGCGTTAATTCCATCAGGGATTTTTATTGGCACATTTATCCGTTCAAAATCTTTTTGAAGCTGCACTACCAATTTTCCGTAAAGATGGTTTTCATTAGCCTTTTTCAATAAATGTACACTTTCAGAAACTTCCTTCTTCATGTTCATCTAAAAAATCATTGCTTATACACAACGCCTTCCTTCATTACAAAACTTACATTTTCGAGGGTGCCAACTTTTTTTAACGGATTTTCTTCTACAGCAATTATATCCGCTGTAAAACCCTCTTCAATTTTTCCCAGTTCATTCTCCATCCCCAATAACTGGGCGTTTATAATGGTCGCAGCCTTAAGTGATTCTTTAACAGGAATACCGGCTTCTAACAAATAACCAAATTCAATGGCATTCTTGCCATGCGGAAAAACGCCTGCATCAGTTCCGAAACCCATGGGCACTCCTTTCTTATAAGCTTTTGCCATCGTAGATTGGTGTATAGGACCAATTTCTAAAGCTTTCCTCGCCACAACTTCCGGAAAAAATCCGGGTTCTTTTGCCTTTTCTGCAACCTGCTTTCCTGCACTTATGGTCGGTATCAAATAACAATTATTTTCGACCATAAGTGCCATAGTTTCTTCGCTCATAAAAGAACCATGTTCTATGGTATTTACGCCACCTAATATAGCCAGTTTCATACCCTCGTCGCCATGCGCATGTGCTGCAACACTAAAACCATAATTTTTTGCCGTACTTGTAATAGCTTGGATTTCCTCTAAAGTAAATTGCGGGTTATTACCACTCTTTGCTACACTCAACACTCCTCCTGTAGCGGTTATTTTTATAACGTCCGCACCATTTTTATAACGCTGTCTCACTGCTTTTTTTGCATCATCTATCGAGTTCACGACCCCTTCCTTGGGTCCAGGGTCTCCCATCAATTCTCGCTTTCTACCATTGGTGGGGTCTGCATGTCCACCTGTTGTTGCCAGAGCCATTCCTGAAGTAAATATTCGAGGCCCGTCTACCAATCCTTTATTAATGGCTTTCTTTAGAGCGATATTTACACCTGTACCGCCAAGATCACGGACCGTGGTGAAGCCTGCCATGAGTGTTTTTTTCGCATATACGGTAGACTCTAAAGCAATATCGGCCTCATTTTGGGTAAACTCTTTCATATAACTTCCCTTGTTATATTCACCTTCTATATGCACATGCATATCAATAAGTCCGGGGAGAACTATCCTATTTTTAAGGTCAATAGTCCTATCTGAAGCAGTTCCTGAAACAAAACCATTTTCAATACGCTTTATTTTAGAACCGGAAACTATAATTGTTCTTTCCGTATTCATTTTTCCAGTGGACACATCGTAAATACTGCCACATTGTAGATAAGTGTCTTGAGCACTCACTAGATTTACAATTAGCAGTAAAAGGGATAGAATAGCATTTCTCATACGAATTGGCATTAAAGTAAATAAGGGAGAAATATACCATATTTCTCCCTTATTCAGAATTTTGATCGTAACTATATCAATCTCGTATCTTCTGTTCCCAGACCCAAGCCGATTTCATGGCGTCGTCCAAGGTATATTCCGATTTCCACCCTAAAACGGTATTGGCTTTTGTAGTGTCCGCATAGGCACTAGTAATATCACCGGGGCGTCTATCAACAATTTTATAATTTAATTTTTTGCCAGAGACTTTTTCAAAACTTTGAATAGCCTCCAAAACCGAACTGCCCTTTCCGGTACCCACATTGAAAACTTCATAATTCTCATCGTTCTTACCTGCTAAAAGTCTTTCTAAGGCAACTACATGAGCCTTGGCCAAATCCACCACATAAATATAATCCCTGATACATGTACCATCCGGAGTCGGATAGTCATCTCCAAAAACGGAAAGTTCTTTTCGTAATCCAATTCCCGTTTGGGTAATGAAAGGCACTAGATTTTGAGGAACTCCTATAGGAAGTTCTCCAATCTCGGCACTAGGGTGCGACCCCATCGGATTAAAATAACGTAAAGCTATAGCACTGATACCGGGAGTAACCTTGCAAGTATCCGCGATGATTTCCTCACCCATTTGCTTTGTATTACCATAAGGAGATTCCGCAATCTTTACGGGAGCATCTTCTGTTATCGGCATCTTATCGGCTTGGCCATATACCGTGCAAGAAGAACTAAAGATGAAGCTTGCTTTTTCCTTTTTACTTAGTTCTTGAAGGATGTAAACTAAGGTGCCAATATTGTTCTCATAGTACAATAGTGGTTTTTCTACACTTTCCCCTACCGCCTTTGAA
This genomic window from Maribacter sp. MJ134 contains:
- a CDS encoding metal-dependent hydrolase family protein, which translates into the protein MRNAILSLLLLIVNLVSAQDTYLQCGSIYDVSTGKMNTERTIIVSGSKIKRIENGFVSGTASDRTIDLKNRIVLPGLIDMHVHIEGEYNKGSYMKEFTQNEADIALESTVYAKKTLMAGFTTVRDLGGTGVNIALKKAINKGLVDGPRIFTSGMALATTGGHADPTNGRKRELMGDPGPKEGVVNSIDDAKKAVRQRYKNGADVIKITATGGVLSVAKSGNNPQFTLEEIQAITSTAKNYGFSVAAHAHGDEGMKLAILGGVNTIEHGSFMSEETMALMVENNCYLIPTISAGKQVAEKAKEPGFFPEVVARKALEIGPIHQSTMAKAYKKGVPMGFGTDAGVFPHGKNAIEFGYLLEAGIPVKESLKAATIINAQLLGMENELGKIEEGFTADIIAVEENPLKKVGTLENVSFVMKEGVVYKQ
- the galE gene encoding UDP-glucose 4-epimerase GalE, which codes for MKILVTGGLGFIGSHTVVELQSKGFEVVIIDNCSNSSESVLDGITKISGKTPIFEKLDLREKEKVSDFFKRHQDIKGVIHFAASKAVGESVEKPLLYYENNIGTLVYILQELSKKEKASFIFSSSCTVYGQADKMPITEDAPVKIAESPYGNTKQMGEEIIADTCKVTPGISAIALRYFNPMGSHPSAEIGELPIGVPQNLVPFITQTGIGLRKELSVFGDDYPTPDGTCIRDYIYVVDLAKAHVVALERLLAGKNDENYEVFNVGTGKGSSVLEAIQSFEKVSGKKLNYKIVDRRPGDITSAYADTTKANTVLGWKSEYTLDDAMKSAWVWEQKIRD